The Cytophagales bacterium genomic interval GTGCACACACTTTTTTTGTTACATCCTCAATGGCAACATCATAGCCTCTTGTAAAACGGCTTAACCACAAATAACAGGGGTCTGCAGAGGTAACAAAAAAGTCGTCCTGCGCAAGATGCATTACCGTACCGTCATCCACTACTTTTCCATGATCATCGCACCAGCACAGGTAGGCAACCCGCCCCACTTTTTGTTTGTTGATATTCTTTACCATTACACGGGCAAGAAATGCAGCCGCATCTTTCCCCTCTACCTTATATTTGAAAAGGGGTGTAACATCTAACAGCCCGGCTGCATGCCGGATTGCAAAATATTCCGGCTCGTGTAAAGTATCATAAGAACGAACGGCATAATAGCCTGCCCATTCTTTCCACTTCAGGCTTGTACATAGCTCAGAAGTGCGCGGGAAAAAAGGTGATTTGATTGGCATGGTTAGAGCGTATAACGCATGGCCCTAGTACTCGGGGTTCTTTGCTACACGTATTATAATTAAAATTTTTTATCTTCGATTTATTTTGTAATTTTACGACTTAAATTTAGATTAATTTTTGGAAAAATAGAAAATTAAAAAACAAATTATTTATAATATAATACATGGTAAAAGAGATCCTAAATATTTTTCTGCTTAATTCACTTTTTTTATTTGCTCTTAATGTGACTCTAATTAGAGTCTGTCCATAAACTAAAATTATAAGAATAGCACCACGATTTATCGTGGTGATAATAATCAAAAAAATAAACTCTAAGTCCGTTTTAACGGACTTCAATAATTGGATATTCAAAGTGATTAAAGTCCGTTAAAACGGACTGAAAAATGGTGATGTCGTTTTTTCACCCTGATAAATCAGGGTGCTATTCCTATGAAAAAGTGACTTTAGAGACAGACACTAATTAGTACAACTAAATTCAAATCCAGGCAATGTCAACATTCATGGGCGAAGTCATCGGCACAATGATCCTGATCATCTTAGGGGATGGGGTAGTTGGAGGCGTGATTTTAAGCAAAAGCAAAGCACAAAACTCCGGCTGGATCGTCATCACATTTGGGTGGGGTTTGGCTGTTGCCATGGCTATTTATGCTGTTGGTAAGATCAGCGGGGCTCATATCAACCCGGCTGTGACTCTTGGCCTGGCTTCTGTTGGAGCATTTCCATGGAAAGATGTACCAATGTATATACTCGCTCAGATGATAGGGGCATTCATAGGCGCTGTGGTTATTTATTTACATTACCTACCGCATTGGAGGGCAACTGACGACCCGGAGCTCAAACTTGCAGTATTTTCAACGGCTCCTGCAATTCCACGCACCTGGGCTAACCTTGTAAGTGAAATTATCGGGACATTCGTTTTGGTGCTGGGAATTTTAATGATTGGCGCCAACGAATTTACCCAAGGATTAAACCCGCTTATCATAGGTTTCCTGATCATGAGCATCGGTTTATCCCTTGGTGGTACCACCGGCTATGCGATCAACCCTGCCCGTGACCTGGGCCCCCGTATTGCACACTGGCTATTGCCGGTCAATGGAAAGGGCGGTTCAAACTGGGGTTATTCATGGATCCCGGTTTTAGGCCCGGTTGTGGGAGGTATTTATGGCGCTTTGTTCTATCAAGCCATTTTTAAAGAGGAATTTACTGTGGCTTTCTGGGCGCTAAGCTTGCTGATTGTTGTTATTCTCTGTATTGCTTATTTGAAGGATAAGAAAGAGGGGAACAGGTAATAGTATATTAATATACTTATATATTTTTTAAATTTTTTTTCAAAGGGTTTATCCCATACTAATTCAATCATTAAACAAAACATTTTTCTTCCGATAAATTCGGAGAGTGATTCTTCGCTGAATAAAAGTCGGATTTTTCCCTGTTGTATGGGTCTGTCAATTCTGGAGAGGGTCTTGGTAATCAAAAAGCTGATCCAAAGATTGGTGTCGAGAATAACCTTCAGTTTTCTACTTGGCATACCTTTTCTGTCGAACGGTTTCTACCTCTTTGGTTATTTCTCTTAATGAGGGGGCTTTGTCCGATTTGCTTCTCAGTCTCTGAAGAAGTTTAGTAAAGTCATTTTTAGAGGTCTTGGTTGTCCTGATACTGATTAGTCTAAGGTCAGCCAGGTCTTTCAGTAGATTTTTGGCTTTAGGGTCAAGTATGTCTATCTGTAGAGTTTCCATTCTTTAAATTTTTCCAAAGATACGTATTTTTCAGTAATTCCAATACCTGCATTTTTTGCCGCTCTTTTTACTATCTCTACAACGCTTCTTCCTGAATATTTGCCTCCCCGTTGCCCTTCAAATAAATACGAAATATAATTTATAAAGTTACTACATCTGCTCAACAATCTCCCTTTTTGCAATTTCACAATTTTCCTCATTCACAATAACCGGCTTACCAAATTCAACAGTGATGGCAGAAAACGGCAGGGGGATGCGTTTCTTATCCCAGGTAGCTTTGAGTATAAATCTTTTAGGCGTTTGAATCTTTAACGGGACTACCGGGATACCGCTGGCCAAACTCATATCCAACACACCACTTTTCAGCTCTTTAACGGGCCCGGAAGGGCCATCAGGTGTAATAACCGTATTGTACCCCCGCTTTAAATAATCGATGACTTCCCCTAACCCTTCTTTTCCTGAATGCCCCGAAGAACCCAGTGCAATTTCTTGCGTACCAATAAGCTTTAGCAGGATATGAATAGGCTTCATAAACCAGGCGGGATGATTCAGCCAAACGTAAGGAGCTTTATATTTTGTATAAACCATAAAATAAGGAAGCAGGTTGTGGTGCCACATGCAGTATATATAATTTTGGGATGGAATAAGATGCTCTTTGCCTTTATATTTTATGCGGCAAAGCAAATGAAACAACACGAAAAAAGAATAAACCAACAGCCCCAG includes:
- a CDS encoding aquaporin family protein, whose translation is MSTFMGEVIGTMILIILGDGVVGGVILSKSKAQNSGWIVITFGWGLAVAMAIYAVGKISGAHINPAVTLGLASVGAFPWKDVPMYILAQMIGAFIGAVVIYLHYLPHWRATDDPELKLAVFSTAPAIPRTWANLVSEIIGTFVLVLGILMIGANEFTQGLNPLIIGFLIMSIGLSLGGTTGYAINPARDLGPRIAHWLLPVNGKGGSNWGYSWIPVLGPVVGGIYGALFYQAIFKEEFTVAFWALSLLIVVILCIAYLKDKKEGNR
- a CDS encoding DUF374 domain-containing protein encodes the protein MGKKFYTVNSIPLLYRPVYLFLSWLLGLLVYSFFVLFHLLCRIKYKGKEHLIPSQNYIYCMWHHNLLPYFMVYTKYKAPYVWLNHPAWFMKPIHILLKLIGTQEIALGSSGHSGKEGLGEVIDYLKRGYNTVITPDGPSGPVKELKSGVLDMSLASGIPVVPLKIQTPKRFILKATWDKKRIPLPFSAITVEFGKPVIVNEENCEIAKREIVEQM